The Nitrosarchaeum sp. genome has a segment encoding these proteins:
- a CDS encoding TATA-box-binding protein has protein sequence MPQTKPIVSVENVVASASVEQKIDLNEITEKFPDTEYHPEQFPGLVFRLQNPRTATLIFRTGKMVCTGAKSEDMAIKAVNTVVQKLRKGKIKIKNDAVITVQNIVAAINLGGKIHLEKAARTLPRSMYEPEQFPGLIHRMLDPKTVILLFASGKLVCTGAKKESDVYRSVHNLHSLLEEKNLMIYDQ, from the coding sequence ATGCCTCAAACAAAACCTATCGTTAGTGTTGAAAATGTAGTTGCTTCTGCCTCAGTAGAACAAAAAATTGATCTCAATGAAATAACTGAAAAATTTCCAGATACAGAATATCATCCAGAACAATTTCCAGGATTAGTATTTAGATTACAAAATCCCAGAACTGCAACACTCATTTTTAGAACAGGAAAAATGGTATGTACAGGTGCAAAATCTGAAGACATGGCAATTAAAGCTGTTAACACAGTAGTTCAAAAACTAAGAAAGGGTAAAATAAAAATAAAAAATGATGCAGTGATAACAGTTCAAAATATAGTAGCGGCAATAAATCTTGGAGGAAAAATCCACTTAGAAAAAGCGGCTAGAACATTACCTAGAAGTATGTATGAGCCTGAACAATTTCCAGGATTAATTCACAGAATGCTAGATCCAAAAACGGTCATATTGTTATTTGCCTCAGGAAAGCTAGTATGTACAGGTGCAAAAAAAGAATCAGACGTATATCGGTCCGTACATAACTTGCATTCATTATTAGAGGAAAAAAACCTCATGATATATGATCAGTAA
- a CDS encoding P-II family nitrogen regulator — MKQIEATIQNDKIGPVADAIKDMVGGFTVLEGNGRGSGQRQTMRGGRGTGTFVAEFNKVATVSTIVDDSKVEAIIKAISDAAFSGKAGDGIIVVSTVDDVINIASKKRGSEAL; from the coding sequence ATGAAGCAGATCGAGGCAACAATTCAAAATGACAAAATTGGTCCAGTTGCAGATGCCATAAAAGACATGGTTGGAGGATTTACCGTATTAGAAGGAAACGGTAGAGGTTCTGGTCAAAGACAAACCATGAGAGGTGGAAGAGGTACTGGTACTTTTGTTGCAGAATTCAATAAAGTTGCAACTGTTAGTACAATTGTAGATGATTCAAAAGTAGAAGCAATCATCAAGGCAATTTCAGATGCAGCATTTTCAGGAAAAGCGGGCGATGGGATTATTGTTGTATCAACAGTTGATGATGTTATAAATATCGCATCAAAAAAGAGAGGCTCAGAAGCCCTCTAA
- a CDS encoding DUF6659 family protein → MNDNFYQHRLDEIFQENDIRFAGFIDSRGSLIKGKFREDIVPFETNTEQQKIFRELAYRVATRKNFDYSMGPVKYSASRREKLVMMSFPLKKNILLITTEPNVNIDRLAYKILQILEK, encoded by the coding sequence ATGAATGATAATTTTTACCAACATAGATTAGATGAGATTTTCCAAGAAAATGACATAAGATTTGCGGGATTTATAGATAGTAGAGGAAGTTTGATAAAAGGTAAATTTAGAGAAGACATTGTTCCTTTTGAAACAAATACCGAACAACAAAAAATATTTAGAGAGTTAGCATACAGAGTAGCAACCAGAAAAAATTTTGATTATTCTATGGGTCCTGTAAAATATTCAGCATCAAGACGTGAAAAATTGGTAATGATGAGCTTTCCTCTAAAGAAAAATATTCTTTTAATCACTACCGAACCAAATGTAAACATTGATAGATTAGCGTACAAAATTCTTCAGATTCTTGAAAAATAA
- a CDS encoding Lrp/AsnC ligand binding domain-containing protein: protein MPRAYVLINCDLGSEKNIISSLKSTENVIEVHGTLGLYDIVSKIESDSEEKIQKTITNVIRKIPKIHSTVTLTRSEGKELFQASEKLIGSILGKNDVQAYVVIHGDKGEEYNILKNLSHIQEVKEADVVFGYYDVICKIETSDYKLMENIITKGIRKLPHVRTTMTLNVIIEQET, encoded by the coding sequence ATGCCCCGAGCATATGTGCTGATAAATTGTGACTTGGGATCAGAAAAAAATATAATTTCATCGTTAAAATCAACTGAAAATGTTATCGAAGTGCACGGTACTCTTGGTCTTTATGATATTGTTTCAAAAATAGAATCAGATTCTGAAGAAAAAATTCAAAAAACCATTACAAATGTAATCCGTAAAATCCCAAAAATTCATTCTACTGTAACTCTTACTAGATCAGAAGGTAAAGAACTATTCCAGGCATCTGAAAAACTTATTGGATCTATACTTGGTAAGAATGATGTTCAGGCTTATGTTGTCATTCACGGTGATAAAGGGGAAGAATACAATATTTTAAAAAATTTGAGTCATATTCAAGAAGTAAAAGAAGCTGATGTGGTATTTGGTTATTATGATGTTATTTGTAAAATTGAAACATCTGATTACAAATTAATGGAAAATATAATTACAAAAGGCATACGAAAATTACCTCATGTTAGAACTACCATGACACTAAATGTAATTATAGAACAAGAAACTTAA
- a CDS encoding Lrp/AsnC ligand binding domain-containing protein — MAIGYVLINCDLGSEESVISELKTIEGVTEVHGIFGAYDILTRVESKQVETLRETITWKIRKIAKIRSTLTLMGIEGQQ, encoded by the coding sequence ATGGCTATAGGGTATGTGTTGATTAACTGTGATCTAGGTTCTGAAGAATCTGTAATATCTGAATTAAAAACTATTGAAGGAGTTACAGAAGTTCATGGAATATTTGGTGCATATGATATTCTGACAAGGGTGGAATCAAAACAGGTAGAAACGTTACGTGAAACAATAACTTGGAAAATAAGAAAAATTGCAAAAATTAGATCAACACTAACTTTAATGGGTATAGAAGGACAACAATAA
- the dusB gene encoding tRNA dihydrouridine synthase DusB: MLPTFSSRAFLAPMAGVSDAALRLQCKRMGAGLVVTEFTSIHSIIAKEKQLQENKKTIQEFLEYSEQERPLAVQLFGSDLLALEKAAKIVEPFFDIIDYNMGCPAPHITQQMAGGALLQEINLTQQIFNTLVNAVKKPVTLKIRLGVTEASRYLFKDISEIAEDEGIQMITLHPRTVTQGYSGNADWQMIKELKEISNIPIVGNGDITTPEDAKTMIDQTGCDYIMIGRGAMGNPFLFEQINDYLTTGTYKKYTFKDKLDAFFDYLHLTTQYNIKFSNIKSQAMRFTKGMNSGSKLRPKISRTKNLIELEKIMNEAYV; this comes from the coding sequence ATGCTTCCGACTTTTTCAAGTAGAGCCTTTTTAGCACCGATGGCCGGTGTTAGTGACGCCGCATTAAGATTACAATGTAAAAGAATGGGTGCAGGACTAGTGGTAACTGAATTTACTAGTATTCACAGTATTATTGCTAAAGAAAAACAACTACAAGAAAATAAAAAAACCATTCAGGAATTTTTAGAATACTCTGAACAGGAAAGACCTTTAGCTGTTCAATTATTTGGTTCTGATCTTTTAGCATTAGAAAAAGCTGCAAAGATTGTTGAACCTTTTTTTGATATCATTGATTACAATATGGGCTGTCCTGCACCACATATTACACAACAAATGGCAGGTGGAGCTCTATTACAAGAAATTAATCTTACCCAACAAATTTTTAACACTCTGGTTAATGCTGTTAAAAAACCAGTAACTTTGAAAATACGTTTAGGTGTTACTGAAGCAAGTAGATATCTCTTTAAAGATATTTCAGAAATTGCTGAAGATGAAGGCATACAAATGATAACACTTCATCCTAGAACTGTAACTCAGGGATATTCTGGTAATGCTGATTGGCAAATGATTAAAGAACTAAAAGAAATATCAAATATTCCTATAGTTGGTAATGGTGATATTACAACTCCTGAAGATGCTAAAACAATGATAGATCAAACTGGTTGTGATTATATTATGATTGGTAGAGGTGCAATGGGTAATCCCTTTTTGTTTGAACAAATCAATGATTATTTGACAACTGGAACTTATAAAAAATATACATTCAAAGATAAACTTGATGCATTTTTTGATTACCTTCACCTTACAACTCAATACAACATAAAATTTTCAAACATCAAAAGTCAGGCCATGAGGTTTACTAAGGGAATGAATAGTGGTTCAAAATTACGACCAAAAATTTCTAGAACGAAAAATCTAATTGAACTTGAAAAAATTATGAATGAGGCATATGTTTAA
- a CDS encoding thrombospondin type 3 repeat-containing protein produces the protein MKQYHVLGFLFLIASIGIFQTNVFAVEDNDNDGVPNNLDLCPNLKEDYTGTIDGCPSTFVPWYDVDFDGIPDHIDTCPTVRETYNKFQDEDGCPDLSPSTDKTIVDTDGDGISDDLDSCKTQPETFNGVDDKDGCPDTISSKDTDRDGISDHLDSCPTAPETYNRFQDEDGCPDVAIGTTTDYKFPDADGDGIDDRWDSCLDEKENFNGYLDWDGCPDTAAIHSGSLIDSDYDTIPDSIDQCPQERENFNKFQDNDGCPDVVDYKIAGDADGDGIFGDNDLCPYVQETYNKFKDTDGCPDSIFNEKFTADTDGDGIIDNLDLCPTQPETVNGFQDNDGCPDKFTSSLDSDYDGIFGDNDLCPYTRETFNNFQDDDGCPDVISDATTSYQFPDADGDGIDDRWDSCISEPETFNGFLDWDGCPDTVTARSGSLIDSDYDTIPDSIDQCPQERENFNKFRDDDGCPDSLDLKAVGDSDYDGIFGDNDLCPYSRENYNGFQDDDGCPDLLPASGKMTADTDGDGIIDNLDLCPTQPETVNGFQDDDGCPDKSTSTLDIDRDGIPDYLDSCPSNPETYNNFQDDDGCPDVTSDATTSYQFPDADGDGIDDRWDSCLDEKENFNGYLDWDGCPDVRGADSSAPTRPDSDSDGYPDDVDSCPTAPETWNKYRDWDGCPDTAPEQQRFVHDDDLDGIINDIDQCPLKSEDYVGIVDGCPEQ, from the coding sequence ATGAAACAATATCACGTTCTTGGATTTTTATTCTTGATTGCCTCCATTGGTATTTTCCAAACAAATGTGTTTGCTGTTGAAGACAATGACAACGATGGTGTGCCAAATAATCTTGATCTATGTCCAAATTTGAAAGAAGATTATACTGGTACAATTGATGGCTGCCCATCCACATTTGTCCCATGGTATGATGTTGATTTTGATGGAATTCCTGATCATATTGATACATGTCCTACCGTTAGAGAAACTTACAACAAATTCCAAGATGAAGACGGTTGCCCTGATTTATCACCATCAACAGATAAGACAATTGTAGATACTGACGGTGATGGTATTTCTGACGATCTAGATTCATGTAAAACTCAACCTGAAACATTCAATGGTGTTGATGATAAAGACGGTTGTCCTGATACTATTTCATCAAAAGACACTGACAGAGATGGTATTTCTGATCATTTAGATTCATGCCCAACAGCTCCTGAAACCTACAATAGATTTCAAGATGAAGACGGATGTCCTGATGTAGCAATTGGTACTACAACTGATTACAAATTCCCAGACGCTGATGGCGATGGAATTGATGACAGATGGGACTCATGTCTTGATGAAAAAGAAAACTTTAACGGATATCTTGATTGGGATGGATGTCCAGATACTGCAGCTATTCATTCTGGAAGTTTGATTGATTCTGATTATGATACAATTCCAGATTCTATTGATCAATGTCCACAAGAACGTGAAAATTTTAACAAATTCCAAGATAATGACGGCTGCCCTGATGTAGTTGATTATAAAATAGCGGGTGATGCTGACGGTGATGGTATTTTTGGTGACAATGATTTATGCCCATATGTTCAAGAAACATACAACAAATTCAAAGACACTGATGGTTGCCCTGATAGTATTTTTAATGAAAAATTCACTGCAGATACTGACGGTGATGGAATTATAGATAATTTAGATTTGTGTCCAACTCAACCAGAAACAGTTAATGGATTCCAAGATAATGACGGTTGCCCTGATAAATTTACATCCTCACTTGATTCTGATTATGATGGTATTTTTGGTGACAATGATTTATGTCCATACACTAGGGAAACTTTCAATAATTTCCAAGATGATGACGGCTGCCCTGATGTAATTTCTGACGCTACTACATCTTATCAATTCCCAGACGCTGATGGCGATGGAATTGATGACAGATGGGATTCATGTATAAGTGAACCTGAAACATTTAATGGATTTTTGGATTGGGATGGTTGTCCTGACACAGTGACAGCACGTTCCGGAAGTTTGATTGATTCTGATTATGATACAATTCCAGATTCTATTGATCAATGTCCACAAGAACGTGAAAATTTTAACAAATTCAGAGATGATGACGGTTGCCCTGATAGTCTTGATTTAAAAGCAGTTGGAGATTCTGATTATGATGGTATTTTTGGTGACAATGATTTATGTCCATATTCTCGAGAAAATTATAATGGATTCCAAGATGATGACGGTTGCCCTGATTTGTTGCCTGCTAGTGGTAAAATGACTGCAGATACTGACGGTGATGGAATTATAGATAATTTAGATTTGTGTCCAACTCAACCAGAAACAGTTAATGGATTCCAAGATGATGACGGTTGCCCCGATAAATCTACCTCAACTCTTGATATTGATCGGGATGGAATTCCGGATTATTTAGATTCATGTCCATCAAACCCAGAAACTTACAATAATTTCCAAGATGATGACGGTTGCCCTGATGTAACTTCTGACGCTACTACATCTTATCAATTCCCAGACGCTGATGGCGATGGAATTGATGACAGATGGGATTCATGTCTTGATGAAAAAGAAAACTTTAATGGATATCTTGATTGGGACGGTTGTCCTGATGTGAGAGGAGCAGATTCATCTGCACCAACACGACCTGACTCTGATTCTGACGGATATCCTGATGATGTTGATTCATGCCCAACGGCACCTGAAACTTGGAATAAATATAGAGATTGGGACGGTTGCCCTGATACTGCTCCTGAACAACAAAGATTTGTTCATGATGATGATCTTGATGGAATTATCAACGATATTGATCAATGCCCCCTAAAATCAGAAGATTATGTTGGAATAGTTGACGGTTGCCCAGAGCAATAG
- a CDS encoding thrombospondin type 3 repeat-containing protein, whose product MKQYQILGFLLLIASVGIFQSSVFAVEDNDNDGVANNVDQCPNLQEDYTGAIDGCPSTFVPWYDADYDGIPDHIDTCPTVREIYNKFQDEDGCPDLSPLTDKIVADTDGDGIIDNIDKCPTQPETFNGVDDKDGCPDTISSKDTDRDGISDSLDSCPLIQETYNKFQDEDGCPDIAIGTTTDYKFPDADGDGIDDRWDSCLDEKENFNGYLDWDGCPDVPGTTAGKLADYDYDGIPDSIDQCPKERENFNKFQDTDGCPDVVDYKIISDVDGDGIFDHNDLCPFNPETYNKFQDDDGCPDNIADDKSTADTDGDGIVDRLDLCPTQPETFNGFLDKDGCPDKSLLNNDTDKDGIPDDIDQCPLIQETYNKFQDEDGCPDVAIGTTTDYKFPDADGDGIDDRWDSCLDEKENFNGYLDWDGCPDVPGTTAGKLADYDYDGIPDAVDDCPKIAERYNGFQDEDGCPDGIDLISGGDSDKDGIPDDIDQCPLIKETYNRYLDSDGCPDYIADDKSTADTDGDGIVDRLDLCPTQPETINNYQDKDGCPDKFTSTLDTDGDGIPNTIDACPSNPETYNRFQDEDGCPDVAIGTTTDYKFPDADGDGIDDRWDSCLDEKENFNGYLDWDGCPDVPGAESTISNRADSDGDGYPDSVDSCPTAPETWNKYNDSDGCPDTAPEQQRFVHDDDLDGIINDEDLCPLKSEDYIGIIDGCPEQ is encoded by the coding sequence ATGAAACAATACCAAATACTTGGATTTTTACTTTTGATTGCCTCTGTTGGTATATTCCAAAGTAGTGTATTTGCTGTTGAAGACAATGATAATGATGGTGTTGCAAATAATGTTGATCAATGTCCTAACCTCCAAGAAGATTATACTGGTGCAATAGACGGTTGTCCATCTACCTTTGTTCCATGGTATGATGCTGATTATGATGGAATTCCAGATCATATTGATACATGTCCTACTGTTAGAGAAATCTACAACAAATTCCAAGATGAAGACGGTTGCCCTGATTTATCCCCATTAACAGATAAGATAGTTGCAGATACTGACGGTGATGGTATTATAGATAATATTGATAAATGTCCAACTCAACCTGAAACATTCAATGGTGTTGATGATAAAGACGGTTGTCCTGATACTATTTCATCAAAAGACACTGACAGAGATGGTATTTCTGATAGTCTAGATTCATGTCCACTTATCCAAGAAACTTACAACAAATTCCAAGATGAAGATGGATGTCCTGATATAGCAATTGGTACTACAACTGATTACAAATTCCCAGACGCTGATGGCGATGGAATTGATGACAGATGGGATTCATGTCTTGATGAAAAAGAAAACTTTAACGGATATCTTGATTGGGATGGATGTCCAGATGTTCCAGGTACAACTGCTGGTAAATTAGCTGATTATGATTATGATGGTATTCCAGATTCTATTGATCAGTGTCCTAAAGAACGTGAAAATTTTAACAAATTCCAAGACACTGACGGTTGTCCAGACGTCGTTGATTATAAAATAATAAGTGATGTTGATGGTGATGGAATTTTTGATCACAATGATTTATGTCCATTTAATCCAGAAACTTACAATAAATTCCAAGATGATGATGGCTGTCCTGATAATATTGCAGATGATAAATCAACTGCAGATACCGATGGTGATGGAATCGTAGATCGTTTAGATTTATGTCCAACTCAACCTGAAACATTCAACGGATTCTTAGATAAAGATGGCTGCCCCGATAAATCACTTTTGAATAATGACACTGACAAAGATGGTATTCCAGATGATATTGATCAATGTCCACTTATCCAAGAAACTTACAATAAATTCCAAGATGAAGATGGATGTCCTGATGTAGCAATTGGTACTACAACTGATTACAAATTCCCAGACGCTGATGGCGATGGAATTGATGACAGATGGGATTCATGTCTTGATGAAAAAGAAAACTTTAACGGATATCTTGATTGGGATGGATGTCCAGATGTTCCAGGTACAACTGCTGGTAAATTAGCTGATTATGATTATGATGGTATTCCAGATGCTGTAGATGATTGTCCAAAAATTGCAGAAAGATATAATGGATTCCAAGATGAGGATGGTTGTCCTGATGGTATAGATCTAATCTCTGGAGGTGACTCAGACAAAGATGGTATTCCAGATGATATTGATCAATGTCCACTCATTAAAGAAACATACAATAGATATTTGGATTCTGATGGGTGTCCAGACTATATTGCAGATGATAAATCAACTGCAGATACCGATGGTGATGGAATCGTAGATCGTTTAGATTTATGTCCAACTCAACCTGAAACCATCAATAATTATCAAGACAAGGACGGTTGTCCTGATAAATTTACATCTACTCTTGATACCGATGGTGATGGTATTCCAAATACAATAGATGCATGTCCATCAAACCCAGAAACCTACAATAGATTCCAAGATGAAGATGGATGTCCTGATGTAGCAATTGGTACTACAACTGATTACAAATTCCCAGACGCTGATGGCGATGGAATTGATGACAGATGGGACTCATGTCTTGATGAAAAAGAAAACTTTAATGGATATCTTGATTGGGATGGATGTCCCGATGTTCCAGGAGCTGAATCTACTATATCAAATAGAGCTGATTCCGATGGTGATGGTTATCCTGATTCAGTAGATTCATGTCCAACTGCACCTGAAACATGGAATAAATATAATGACTCTGATGGCTGTCCAGATACTGCTCCAGAACAACAAAGATTTGTTCATGATGATGATCTTGATGGAATTATCAACGATGAAGATCTATGTCCTCTAAAATCTGAAGATTATATTGGAATAATTGATGGCTGTCCAGAACAATAG